The Vicia villosa cultivar HV-30 ecotype Madison, WI unplaced genomic scaffold, Vvil1.0 ctg.000716F_1_1, whole genome shotgun sequence genome includes a region encoding these proteins:
- the LOC131630697 gene encoding uncharacterized protein LOC131630697, with translation MAQNGFNTGLRRPNYTSPLSDYVIQTELTRGVKVPKFTKFAGDTSESTVEHVSRYLTKTGDLVNNENLRMKYFPSSLTKYAFTWFTTLPPNSIDTWSRLERLFHEQFYMGQTKISLKELANIKRKFTEPIDDYLNRFLFLKSRCFTVVPEHELVEMAAGGLDYSIRKKLDIQYLRYMAQLDDRVREVERLKDEKARANKNYKKERVAYVEADEEEPEIFDNQYDFEDFEVDLAESNEASPYSCKMLTP, from the coding sequence ATGGCCCAGAATGGTTTCAATACTGGACTTCGAAGGCCAAACTACACTTCTCCTTTGTCTGATTACGTTATACAAACAGAATTAACTAGGGGAGTTAAAGTCCCCAAATTTACTAAATTCGCAGGAGATACCAGTGAATCTACTGTTGAACATGTATCAAGGTACCTAACCAAGACTGGGGATTTAGTGAACAATGAGAACTTAAGAATGAAATATTTTCCTAGTTCTTTAACGAAATATGCATTCACGTGGTTTACCACACTTCCACCAAATTCCATAGATACTTGGTCTCGTTTAGAAAGATTATTTCATGAGCAGTTCTACATGGGACAAACCAAAATTAGTCTTAAAGAATTGGCCAACATCAAAAGAAAATTCACTGAAcctatagatgattatttgaataggttccttTTTTTGAAATCTAGATGTTTCACAGTAGTTCCTGaacatgaactagtcgaaatggccgCCGGTGGACTCGATTACTCTATTCGAAAGAAGTTGGATATCCAATACCTTCGATATATGGCTCAATTGGACGATAGAGTTAGAGAAGTTGAACGACTAAAAGACGagaaggccagagcaaataaaaattataagaagGAACGAGTGGCCTACGTCGAAGCAGACGAAGAAGAGCCCGAGATCTTCGATAACCAATATGATTTTGAGGATTTCGAAGTAGATTTGGCTGAATCGAACGAGGCTTCCCCTTATTCGTGTAAAATGCTTACACCTTAG